In Moorella sp. Hama-1, a single genomic region encodes these proteins:
- the pspAA gene encoding PspA-associated protein PspAA — MIIRILTEGQYRLEGQALTDLDRLDDSLLDALAAGNRQEYEDNFREVLALIRGRGNRVPDTELVESDLILPAPDTTFEEAKGLFVDYPRQLS, encoded by the coding sequence TTGATTATACGGATTCTTACTGAAGGACAGTACCGGCTGGAGGGGCAGGCCCTGACCGACCTGGACCGCCTGGATGACAGCCTGCTGGACGCCCTGGCGGCAGGTAACCGGCAGGAGTACGAAGACAACTTCCGGGAGGTCCTGGCCCTGATTCGCGGCCGGGGCAACCGTGTTCCCGATACAGAATTGGTGGAATCCGATTTGATCCTCCCGGCGCCGGATACCACCTTTGAGGAGGCGAAGGGGCTTTTTGTCGACTACCCCCGCCAGTTGAGCTAG
- a CDS encoding S-layer homology domain-containing protein, whose translation MRKASLTGLILFLMFLPWGTAWAGPTADKLLSLLPPARAQATELSRGGFAVMLAAAAGIKGEDEAGDLPGDVPPGSWYAPALQALWQQGLIQGYPGGTLRPEQPITGLEAVILTARALGLPNEISGRGSPARVETVPYGMSQYTFFQHMGLLPPGEPGSILEPAAAAGWLAAVFGSESQAENLLDRCRQALARQQAIRVQGQVSLQFHSRPGLPATAELDRLVIQGDSLNEVILPGGMHQLVTLQLEKQREMTIEQFVTAGRLYRRVTGSGSAAGAWQALTPAPEVAVLLRQQQNLGLPAGVYPYLHYRYLGKREIEGREVVGVSFYARQNKPEVTGDLLPPQFFGGNLEGYLEQPDKIIRSVSYWGIVYLDAGSFLPVGSDLNLVLSFAPGRGRQQITMAAMEMRFQATAYAFEGFKIELPAAAVAAPVQENQ comes from the coding sequence ATGCGTAAGGCTAGTTTGACGGGGTTGATTCTGTTCCTTATGTTTTTGCCCTGGGGTACGGCCTGGGCCGGCCCCACCGCGGACAAACTGCTCTCCCTGCTGCCGCCGGCCAGGGCGCAGGCGACGGAACTGAGCCGGGGCGGTTTTGCCGTCATGCTGGCCGCCGCCGCCGGGATCAAGGGGGAGGACGAAGCCGGCGACCTGCCCGGGGATGTGCCGCCGGGCAGCTGGTATGCCCCGGCCCTCCAGGCCCTGTGGCAGCAGGGCCTGATCCAGGGTTATCCGGGCGGCACCCTGCGGCCGGAGCAGCCCATCACCGGCCTGGAAGCAGTTATCCTCACCGCCAGGGCCCTGGGGCTGCCCAACGAGATCAGCGGCCGGGGAAGTCCGGCCAGGGTGGAGACCGTGCCTTATGGCATGAGCCAGTACACCTTTTTCCAGCACATGGGTTTACTGCCGCCGGGGGAGCCGGGGAGCATCCTGGAGCCGGCTGCAGCGGCAGGGTGGCTGGCAGCCGTCTTCGGTTCTGAAAGCCAGGCGGAAAACCTCCTGGACCGTTGCCGCCAGGCCCTGGCCCGGCAGCAGGCCATCAGGGTCCAGGGCCAGGTCAGCCTGCAATTCCACAGCCGGCCCGGTTTACCGGCTACCGCCGAACTGGACCGCCTGGTTATCCAGGGCGACTCTCTGAATGAGGTTATCCTGCCGGGAGGAATGCACCAGCTCGTTACCCTGCAACTGGAAAAGCAGCGGGAGATGACCATCGAGCAATTTGTCACTGCTGGCCGCCTCTACCGGCGGGTGACCGGCAGTGGCAGCGCCGCCGGGGCGTGGCAGGCTTTAACGCCGGCGCCGGAGGTGGCCGTCCTCCTGCGCCAGCAGCAGAACCTGGGTTTGCCGGCAGGTGTTTATCCCTACCTGCATTATCGTTACCTGGGGAAAAGGGAGATAGAAGGCCGGGAGGTAGTGGGGGTGAGCTTCTATGCCCGGCAGAATAAGCCGGAAGTGACCGGCGATCTCCTGCCGCCACAGTTCTTCGGCGGTAACCTGGAGGGTTATTTGGAACAGCCGGATAAAATCATCCGCTCCGTGTCTTACTGGGGGATTGTCTACCTGGATGCCGGGAGTTTTTTACCTGTGGGAAGTGACCTGAACCTGGTCCTATCCTTCGCCCCCGGCCGCGGCAGGCAGCAGATAACAATGGCGGCCATGGAGATGCGTTTCCAGGCCACAGCCTATGCCTTCGAGGGTTTTAAAATCGAGCTACCGGCGGCTGCGGTGGCGGCGCCAGTACAGGAAAACCAGTAG
- a CDS encoding DedA family protein, translating into MSSLLAPLFQAITGAIAGFGYTGVAVAMALESACIPLPSEVILPFGGYLVSTGRLGFWGTVLAGTVGGTIGSIAAYFIGLWGGRPFLRKYGRYVFFSEKEFAVAEKWFNRYGEATVFFTRLMPIIRTFISLPAGIAAMPFGRFVVYTFLGSLPWSILLVYVGRQLGANWEALGPLFHRFDVVIAAGLVLLVFLYWRRHRSRR; encoded by the coding sequence TTGTCCAGTTTACTGGCCCCTTTGTTCCAGGCCATTACCGGCGCCATCGCCGGTTTTGGTTATACCGGTGTTGCTGTGGCCATGGCCCTGGAGAGTGCCTGTATCCCCCTGCCCAGCGAGGTCATCCTTCCCTTTGGCGGTTACCTGGTCAGTACGGGTCGCCTGGGTTTCTGGGGAACCGTCCTGGCCGGTACCGTCGGTGGTACCATCGGTTCCATAGCCGCCTATTTCATAGGCCTGTGGGGCGGCCGGCCTTTTTTAAGGAAGTATGGCCGCTACGTCTTCTTCTCGGAAAAAGAATTTGCCGTGGCGGAGAAGTGGTTTAACCGCTACGGCGAGGCTACGGTCTTCTTTACCCGGTTGATGCCCATTATTCGTACCTTTATCTCCCTGCCGGCCGGCATTGCCGCCATGCCCTTCGGTCGCTTCGTTGTCTACACCTTTCTGGGGTCCCTGCCCTGGTCCATCCTCCTTGTTTATGTCGGCCGCCAGCTGGGGGCCAACTGGGAGGCCCTGGGGCCCCTCTTCCATCGTTTCGACGTCGTTATCGCCGCCGGCCTGGTGCTACTGGTTTTCCTGTACTGGCGCCGCCACCGCAGCCGCCGGTAG
- a CDS encoding GerAB/ArcD/ProY family transporter: MGYTTRDHPKGPVCSPIAQLASRRCRALREDGRISGWQLAMLLTGFLIGTTTLIIPVGPAKESAWLSVLLAGVLGIGVAWLYTALGVRFPGETPFQYTPRVLGRWLGTLVVLFYLWLSFHLAALILRNLGELYVVAIMVQTPMGVFIGILAALAAWIIRSGLEPVARLAELLSPWLYLIMILLDILTFATPNLTHLENLLPLLPDGKFLPVIQGILPILAFPFAETFLFLVVIPFLVKPKKSFLPFALAMAFAALITSLVAFRNVAVLGASEAERVNFPSLVAVQLINLGDFLQRLDALIIFMWTFAGFIKLCLPFYFLALGLATLLKLKDYRPLVLPLGLLIAPFALHLFVSFPQMIQFTRIWPFYSLPITILLPALTLMVAAVRGLRGQPAPLQRQAMKKTTGKAPQDALTPGAVPGKRKTSSLRNRG, from the coding sequence ATTGGGTACACAACCCGCGACCATCCCAAGGGACCGGTCTGCAGTCCTATAGCTCAATTAGCATCTAGGAGGTGCAGGGCCCTGCGCGAAGACGGCCGCATAAGCGGTTGGCAACTGGCGATGCTCCTGACCGGTTTCTTAATTGGCACTACGACCCTTATCATCCCCGTGGGCCCGGCTAAAGAGAGTGCCTGGCTATCGGTACTTCTAGCGGGGGTTCTGGGTATTGGTGTCGCCTGGCTTTATACCGCCCTAGGAGTGCGTTTTCCCGGCGAAACCCCCTTCCAATATACCCCCAGGGTCCTGGGCCGTTGGCTGGGCACCCTGGTGGTTCTCTTTTACCTCTGGCTCAGCTTTCACCTGGCCGCTTTAATACTGCGCAACCTGGGCGAGTTATATGTCGTAGCCATCATGGTCCAGACGCCTATGGGGGTCTTTATCGGTATCCTCGCGGCCCTGGCGGCCTGGATAATACGCTCGGGCCTGGAGCCGGTGGCGCGCCTGGCCGAACTCCTATCCCCCTGGCTTTATTTGATAATGATCCTGCTGGACATTCTTACCTTTGCCACCCCCAACCTGACCCACCTGGAGAACCTGTTACCCCTCCTCCCCGACGGCAAGTTTCTTCCGGTTATCCAGGGGATTCTCCCGATCCTCGCCTTCCCCTTTGCGGAGACCTTCCTCTTCCTGGTGGTTATCCCCTTCCTGGTCAAACCGAAAAAATCTTTTTTACCCTTCGCCCTGGCTATGGCTTTTGCCGCCCTGATCACCAGCTTAGTGGCCTTCCGGAACGTGGCCGTTCTGGGGGCCAGTGAAGCCGAGCGGGTGAACTTTCCTTCCCTGGTGGCCGTCCAGCTCATCAACCTGGGGGATTTCCTGCAGCGCCTGGATGCCCTGATTATCTTTATGTGGACCTTCGCCGGGTTTATCAAGCTCTGCCTGCCTTTTTATTTCCTCGCCCTGGGTCTGGCTACCCTGCTGAAGCTCAAGGATTACCGGCCCCTGGTCCTGCCCCTGGGGCTCCTTATCGCCCCCTTCGCCCTGCACCTCTTTGTCTCCTTCCCCCAGATGATCCAGTTCACCCGCATCTGGCCCTTTTACAGCCTGCCGATAACCATCCTCCTGCCAGCCCTGACTTTGATGGTCGCCGCCGTGCGCGGCCTCCGCGGCCAGCCGGCGCCACTGCAGCGCCAGGCTATGAAAAAAACTACCGGTAAGGCGCCTCAAGATGCATTGACGCCGGGCGCAGTGCCGGGAAAAAGAAAAACCTCTTCCCTGCGCAACCGGGGTTAG
- a CDS encoding Ger(x)C family spore germination protein, with protein MQFPGHANLMSRVSKGYWLIILSILLAGVLAGCWDRREINELAIVASAAVDLEPDGTRVITAELYQPPGGGGQEGGGVTVGPQRQAHLATGRGPNFFEAIRELALKVPLRVYWAHDNAIIVGEDLARQGLREVLDFWDRNHELRRGTMILIARGRAEEVITRVQGGLQQTLGQEITGLNKWVKVNGSTRIPTTHEIFGELSGGAANTVLPVITVSPQAMPPRTTTPKAGDQRQQALPLEADTARLEGMAFFQHDKLMGWLDPRQSRGLAWTQGWVARGGLEVKCPQDQEKAVVETMSTEHQVGITMQGGQLRGQIKVKVTGDLTEQGCFHDLTKDEARREIEKQMAALVTCEIQAALAATRASGTDVFGFGGAVSRRYPGVWQQLQMQWREQYKTLPVDVAVEAHVVRTGLTARPWQPRAR; from the coding sequence ATGCAGTTTCCCGGCCATGCTAACCTTATGAGCAGGGTGAGTAAGGGTTACTGGTTGATCATCCTGAGTATCCTCCTGGCGGGTGTACTGGCCGGCTGCTGGGACCGGCGGGAGATCAATGAGCTGGCTATTGTTGCCTCGGCCGCGGTAGACCTGGAGCCGGATGGTACCAGGGTGATTACGGCCGAGCTCTACCAGCCCCCCGGCGGAGGCGGCCAGGAGGGTGGGGGCGTCACCGTTGGCCCCCAGCGCCAGGCCCACTTGGCGACAGGGCGGGGACCCAACTTTTTTGAAGCCATCCGCGAATTAGCCCTGAAGGTGCCTTTAAGGGTCTACTGGGCCCACGATAACGCCATTATCGTAGGGGAAGACCTGGCCCGTCAGGGGCTCCGGGAGGTCCTGGATTTCTGGGACCGTAACCACGAGCTACGGCGCGGTACCATGATTCTCATCGCCCGGGGCCGGGCAGAAGAGGTAATTACCCGGGTCCAGGGAGGCCTGCAGCAAACCCTGGGCCAGGAGATTACCGGCCTGAATAAATGGGTTAAGGTCAATGGCTCCACCAGGATCCCCACCACCCACGAAATTTTTGGCGAGCTTTCCGGGGGTGCGGCCAACACGGTTTTGCCGGTGATTACCGTCAGCCCTCAGGCCATGCCGCCCCGGACTACGACACCCAAAGCCGGTGACCAGAGGCAGCAGGCCTTACCCCTTGAGGCGGATACGGCCCGGCTGGAGGGTATGGCCTTCTTTCAGCATGATAAACTCATGGGCTGGCTGGATCCCCGCCAGAGCCGCGGTCTGGCCTGGACCCAGGGCTGGGTAGCCCGGGGCGGCCTGGAGGTAAAATGCCCCCAGGACCAGGAGAAAGCTGTCGTCGAGACCATGTCTACCGAGCACCAGGTAGGGATTACAATGCAGGGCGGGCAATTGCGGGGGCAAATTAAGGTTAAGGTTACCGGAGATTTAACCGAACAAGGGTGTTTCCATGACCTGACTAAAGACGAAGCCCGGCGGGAGATCGAGAAACAAATGGCCGCCCTAGTTACCTGCGAGATCCAGGCTGCCCTGGCGGCGACCCGGGCCAGCGGCACCGACGTCTTTGGTTTCGGCGGGGCCGTAAGCCGCAGGTATCCCGGAGTCTGGCAGCAGCTACAGATGCAGTGGCGGGAGCAGTATAAAACCCTGCCCGTGGACGTGGCGGTGGAAGCCCATGTGGTCCGGACGGGGCTGACGGCCCGGCCGTGGCAGCCCCGGGCGCGGTAG
- a CDS encoding BMP family protein, giving the protein MLKKGKRLLALLLVVVFAGSLLLSGCAKKSQPAPQAGAGDQKAKFKIAALLPGPINDGGWNASAYDGIQKAGKELGAEVVYRESVPQSDFEEAFRAYASQGYNVIIGHGFQFGDAAKKVAKEFPKTTFLITDSNISQDPNVGSYSVLAKQAGFLGGALAALMTKSNKVACVGGLSIPPVTDTIEGFKKGVKYVNPKVTPLTAITGSFEDVAKAKETARAFIDQGADIMMHNADQAGLGVIQAAQEKKILAIGVIKDQSGIAPDTVFVSAYRNIADGIVYMIKQVQQGQFKAQFYPLGVKQDVVGLYWNDKLKDKVSPEVKTKIDQIIKDLKDGKIDIDKLPE; this is encoded by the coding sequence ATGTTAAAGAAAGGGAAGAGACTTCTTGCTTTACTGCTGGTGGTTGTCTTTGCCGGGAGCCTGCTCCTGAGCGGTTGTGCTAAAAAGAGCCAGCCCGCTCCCCAGGCTGGGGCCGGGGACCAGAAAGCCAAGTTTAAAATCGCAGCCCTGCTGCCGGGCCCTATTAACGACGGCGGTTGGAACGCCTCGGCCTACGATGGCATCCAGAAGGCCGGCAAAGAGCTGGGGGCGGAAGTCGTCTACCGCGAGAGCGTGCCCCAGTCCGACTTTGAAGAGGCCTTCCGCGCCTATGCCTCCCAGGGTTATAATGTGATCATCGGCCACGGTTTCCAGTTTGGCGACGCCGCCAAGAAGGTGGCCAAGGAGTTTCCCAAGACTACATTCTTAATCACCGATAGCAACATATCCCAGGATCCCAATGTCGGCTCCTATAGCGTCCTGGCCAAACAGGCCGGTTTCCTGGGCGGCGCCCTGGCGGCCTTGATGACCAAGTCGAATAAAGTGGCCTGCGTCGGCGGTCTGTCCATCCCGCCGGTGACGGATACCATCGAGGGCTTTAAAAAGGGCGTGAAGTACGTCAACCCCAAGGTGACCCCCCTGACGGCCATTACCGGCAGTTTTGAGGATGTAGCCAAAGCCAAGGAAACAGCCCGCGCCTTCATTGATCAAGGGGCGGACATCATGATGCACAACGCCGACCAGGCCGGCCTGGGGGTCATCCAGGCGGCCCAGGAGAAGAAAATCCTGGCCATCGGCGTCATTAAGGACCAGAGCGGCATCGCCCCGGATACCGTCTTCGTCAGCGCCTACCGGAACATTGCCGACGGTATCGTGTACATGATCAAGCAGGTGCAGCAAGGTCAATTCAAAGCCCAGTTCTATCCCCTGGGCGTCAAGCAGGACGTTGTCGGCCTCTACTGGAATGACAAGTTGAAGGACAAGGTGTCGCCGGAGGTTAAGACGAAGATCGATCAGATTATCAAAGACCTCAAAGACGGCAAGATCGACATCGATAAACTACCCGAGTAG
- a CDS encoding xanthine phosphoribosyltransferase encodes MELLKEKIRQEGRVISDDVLKVDSFLNHQIDPVLMLQVGEEFARRFSDAGITKVLTVEASGIAVALMTGLSLRVPVVFAKKKQPSTMEGDTYCGRVRSFTKEEIIDIVVAGSYLGPADRVLIIDDFLASGEAIRGLLKIINQAGATLVGVGTVIEKVFQTGGEALRDQGLRVESLVQIGSLAGGEIEFLN; translated from the coding sequence GTGGAGCTGTTAAAAGAGAAGATCCGCCAGGAAGGGCGGGTAATATCCGACGACGTCCTCAAGGTGGATTCCTTTTTAAACCACCAGATCGACCCGGTGTTGATGTTGCAGGTCGGCGAGGAGTTTGCCCGCCGCTTTAGTGACGCCGGCATTACTAAAGTCCTGACGGTGGAGGCCTCCGGCATTGCCGTGGCCCTGATGACCGGTCTCAGCCTTCGGGTGCCGGTGGTCTTTGCCAAGAAAAAGCAGCCCTCCACCATGGAGGGCGATACTTACTGCGGCCGGGTGCGTTCTTTTACTAAAGAAGAAATCATAGATATAGTAGTAGCCGGGAGCTACCTGGGACCGGCCGACCGGGTGCTGATTATCGACGACTTCCTGGCCTCAGGGGAAGCGATCCGGGGCTTGCTGAAGATCATTAACCAGGCCGGAGCCACCCTGGTGGGTGTGGGCACGGTCATCGAGAAGGTCTTCCAGACCGGCGGTGAGGCCCTGCGCGACCAGGGCCTGCGGGTGGAATCCCTGGTCCAGATCGGCAGCCTGGCCGGTGGCGAGATTGAGTTTTTGAACTGA
- a CDS encoding 4Fe-4S dicluster domain-containing protein — protein sequence MSKVLVVEQDKCTACRRCELACAFKHTGEFNPAAARLSVAAFLDEDYYQPVVCQHCDEPACMAVCPAGAISRDVKTNAVVINEDRCIGCRMCVMACPFGGTDYSIAEQKVVKCDLCGGEPECVLNCPWDAIQYKEPSGQALSRRQQVARRFQAALREVV from the coding sequence TTGTCCAAGGTACTGGTAGTAGAACAGGACAAATGCACTGCCTGCCGTCGCTGTGAACTGGCCTGCGCCTTCAAACACACCGGCGAATTTAACCCGGCGGCGGCCCGGTTGTCGGTTGCGGCCTTCCTGGATGAAGATTACTACCAACCGGTGGTCTGCCAGCACTGTGACGAACCGGCCTGCATGGCCGTCTGCCCGGCCGGGGCCATCAGCCGCGACGTGAAGACAAATGCCGTAGTAATCAACGAGGATCGCTGTATCGGCTGCCGCATGTGCGTCATGGCCTGTCCCTTTGGAGGGACCGATTATTCAATCGCCGAACAGAAGGTCGTCAAATGTGACCTCTGCGGGGGCGAACCAGAGTGCGTTTTAAATTGCCCCTGGGATGCGATTCAATATAAAGAGCCGTCTGGCCAGGCTTTGAGCCGGCGCCAGCAGGTGGCTCGCCGGTTTCAGGCTGCTTTACGGGAGGTGGTCTAG